A section of the Trichomycterus rosablanca isolate fTriRos1 chromosome 6, fTriRos1.hap1, whole genome shotgun sequence genome encodes:
- the LOC134317280 gene encoding leucine-rich repeat flightless-interacting protein 2-like yields MIVDHCRSAEARLAAKRAARAEAREIRLKELERQQKEISDDEERMSVGSRGSLRPSDYGAFLGSSSRASSRASSARASPVVEERADFLEKGSRTASTLSAATLASLGRGFSRRGSCDTSISADTEASIRDMKDSLTEAEDRYRRAMVSNAQLDNEKANLMYQADTLKDMELEEVLYETRRECDEKNKELERERHAHSVLSFQFTEVKETLMQSEVVLKDAHQLHMKQESYVKEIADLKETLEWKEKKIGALKQTEEYSDIVQDERDELRDEVFRLRNALKKHGIALESDVTTNGETSNVINGPEHSKSAQETPTRCGDSKLERPPKDQTSELDCTSRMERKYHIVAPNRIIGATIREENRPPAHEDIILIPEAPCIVARIQKCTQFSTPNKADRESVRAENIPEAFSQRLDQTKDCGLPGTVQETFTSQENGVKTALKNVHKQEKNLETIFYKERGAFSVTKDANRSQMQRPLRPLSKDINKALTSPQISNTEDELNLAATHQENQTNADATEIPGTSKACQGHFSKDFEVSSIKNKDNPLSNDESETELDLKSKDVLRYMIAIPPEEKEMLVDERDSLLEQVRKLKLVADQKQRNGTHEDVSPGDDDLQSNKDPHILDLQRDANRQISDLKFKLVKSDQEVTALEQNIIRLESQVTCYKTASEAAEKVEDELKAEKRKLQRELRSALDRIDELQNSNSHLSKRLEKMKANRSAMLAQQ; encoded by the exons ATCTCAGATGATGAGGAGAGGATGTCTGTTGGAAGTCGTGGAAGTTTGAGG CCTTCAGACTATGGTGCTTTTTTGGGGTCTAGCTCCAGAGCCTCATCAAGGGCCAGTTCAGCTCGTGCCAGCCCAGTG GTTGAAGAAAGGGCAGATTTCCTGGAGAAG GGGTCAAGAACAGCATCCACTCTCTCTGCTGCCACTTTGGCCTCATTAGGAAGGGGATTCTCTCGGAGGGGTAGCTGTGATACCTCAATATCCGCTGACACAGAAGCCTCTATACGAGACATGAAG GACTCTTTGACTGAGGCTGAGGACAGATATCGGAGGGCTATGGTGTCCAACGCTCAGCTGGACAACGAGAAGGCTAACCTGATGTACCAGGCGGACACACTAAAAGACATGGAGCTGGAGGAAGTGCTGTATGAAACACGCAGGGAGTGTGATGAGAAAAACAAG GAGTTGGAGCGAGAGCGACATGCTCACAGTGTCTTGAGCTTTCAGTTTACTGAGGTGAAGGAAACATTAATGCAGAGTGAGGTGGTACTAAAG GATGCACACCAGTTGCACATGAAGCAGGAGAGCTACGTTAAAGAGATCGCTGATCTGAAGGAAACACTGGAATGGAAGGAGAAAAAAATTGGG GCACTGAAACAA ACAGAAGAGTATTCAGATATTGTGCAAGATGAACGTGATGAACTAAGGGATGAGGTTTTCCGGCTCAGGAATGCTCTAAAG AAACATGGCATTGCTCTTGAATCAGATGTAACAACGAATGGTGAAACAAGCAACGTGATTAATGGACCTGAACACTCTAAATCAGCTCAAGAGACACCTACTAGGTGTGGGGACAGCAAGTTGG AAAGACCTCCAAAAGATCAAACATCTGAACTGGACTGCACATCAAGAATGGAGCGGAAATACCACATAGTGGCACCCAACAGGATAATCGGTGCAACCATCCGAGAAGAAAACAGACCTCCAGCACATGAAGATATCATTTTAATTCCTGAAGCACCATGCATTGTGGCAAGGATTCAGAAGTGTACCCAATTTTCTACCCCAAATAAAGCGGACAGGGAGTCCGTTAGAGCTGAAAATATACCAGAAGCATTTTCTCAAAGGTTGGACCAGACTAAAGACTGTGGTCTGCCAGGAACTGTTCAAGAAACATTTACAAGTCAAGAGAATGgagtcaaaacagcattaaagAATGTACACAAACAAGAGAAGAATTTGGAAACAATATTTTATAAGGAGAGAGGGGCTTTCAGTGTCACTAAAGATGCCAACAGAAGCCAAATGCAGAGGCCATTAAGACCTTTAAGTAAAGATATTAATAAAGCACTTACCTCACCCCAGATTAGTAATACAGAAGATGAGCTAAACCTTGCAGCCACTCATCAGGAAAACCAAACAAATGCAGACGCAACTGAAATTCCAGGCACCAGTAAAGCCTGCCAAGGTCATTTTTCTAAGGATTTTGAAGTGTCAAGTATCAAAAACAAAGATAACCCTTTGAGTAATGATGAGTCTGAAACTGAGCTGGATCTTAAATCTAAGGATGTTCTACGCTACATGATTGCCATACCACCAGAAGAAAAAG AAATGCTGGTTGATGAAAGAGACAGTTTGCTTGAGCAG GTCAGAAAGCTTAAATTAGTCGCTGACCAGAAGCAGAGGAATGGCACACATGAAGATGTAAGCCCAGGTGACGATGACCTTCAAAGCAATAAAGACCCTCATATTCTCGACTTACAGA GAGATGCTAACAGGCAAATCAGTGACCTGAAATTTAAACTGGTAAAGTCAGACCAAGAGGTTACAGCACTTGAGCAAAAT aTTATTCGTCTAGAGAGTCAGGTGACTTGCTACAAAACAGCCTCTGAAGCAGCTGAAAAGGTGGAGGATGAGCTGAAAGCGGAGAAACGTAAACTGCAAAGAGAG CTAAGATCAGCTCTGGATCGTATTGATGAATTACAAAACAGCAACAGCCACCTTTCCAAGAGACTGGAAAAGATGAAGGCCAATCGCAGTGCCATGCTTGCCCAGCAGTGA